From Amblyraja radiata isolate CabotCenter1 chromosome 21, sAmbRad1.1.pri, whole genome shotgun sequence, a single genomic window includes:
- the LOC116984996 gene encoding choline kinase alpha-like, which yields MANRLGPVLVQEKAFYRVDLEYLLRTLRAFGFRPHFLARIRLLYAACGVPRQNHVLSVGDEPRQVLLRVYGAICSATSRRRLFQDVTPKKEGVDSLVLESVMFAVLAERALGPRLYGVFPRGRLEQYIPSRRLLTEELGLPDISAEIAVKMSRFHGMVMPFNKEPKWLFETMDRYLKQIMGLTFVREAHVKKFNKLKTFNLPGELASLKSLLEATWSPVVFCHNDVQEGNILYLADKDATSTDKLMLIDFEYSSYNYRGFDIGNHFCEWMYDYTYDQWPFFKANMENYPNRQQQLHFIRHYLSEYSGNKGDSVHDDQLKIEEEMIIEINRYALASHYLWALWAIIQAKLSTIEFGYMDYALYRLEAYFDQKRILG from the exons ATGGCCAACCGTCTAGGTCCAGTGCTGGTCCAA gagaaagCTTTCTACAGGGTGGATCTTGAGTATCTGCTGAGGACTCTGCGGGCGTTTGGGTTCAGACCGCACTTTTTGGCCCGGATCCGGCTTTTATACGCCGCCTGCGGAGTGCCTCGTCAAA ATCATGTGCTGAGTGTGGGCGATGAACCTCGCCAGGTACTGCTGCGAGTTTATGGCGCCATCTGCAG TGCTACATCCAGAAGACGCCTGTTTCAAGATGTTACACCAAAAAAGGAG GGTGTGGATTCTCTGGTACTGGAGAGCGTGATGTTTGCTGTATTGGCAGAACGTGCCTTGGGACCAAGATTATATGGAGTGTTTCCGCGGGGACGTTTGGAGCAATACATTCCA AGCCGTCGACTGCTGACTGAAGAGTTGGGACTTCCAGATATTTCAGCAGAGATAGCAGTAAAAATGTCTCGATTCCATGGAATGGTCATGCCCTTCAACAAAGAACCAAAGTGGCTGTTTGAGACTATGGACAG GTATCTCAAGCAGATAATGGGATTGACATTCGTCAGAGAGGCACATGTGAAAAAGTTTAATAAACTGAAGACTTTCAACCTGCCAGGAGAGTTGGCGAGTTTAAA GTCGCTTCTTGAAGCCACATGGTCACCTGTGGTTTTTTGTCATAATGATGTACAGGAAG GTAATATTCTCTATTTGGCGGACAAAGACGCAACATCCACAGATAAATTGATGCTGATTGATTTTGAGTACAGCAGCTACAACTACAG GGGCTTTGACATTGGAAATCACTTCTGTGAATGGATGTATGACTACACTTATGATCAGTGGCCTTTCTTCAAAGCTAATATGGAGAATTATCCCAACCGACAGCAGCAG CTTCACTTCATCAGACATTACCTTTCTGAATATTCGGGGAATAAAGGGGACTCGGTGCATGATGATCAGTTGAAAATTGAAGAAGAGATGATCATTGAGATCAACAG GTATGCCCTAGCCTCTCACTACCTGTGGGCACTCTGGGCTATTATACAAGCAAAGCTTTCCACAATTGAGTTCGGTTACATG GATTATGCCCTGTATAGACTGGAAGCCTACTTTGATCAGAAGAGAATACTTGGTTGA